The window ATAAGGCAACAATCAGGATGGATCAGTTCACTTTCACAGCTTCACTTTACCGatgctaggctaggctaggctaggctaggctaagCTAACTACTTTCACTCAAATTCGGGCTTCACTTTAGCcatgctaggctaggctaggctaagctaagctaagctaactactTTCAGATGAGTGCtggtttaaagcttcagtagatAGTTATGGTCTTGTCTCACCTGGATCTCAACGCTGAAGTGAATATGAAGAAGAGGACATTTCCATAGAAATGGAGGATgatgtgaaaaaagtgaaaaaggtAAGTTACTTTTTAACTGCAAGTTGactagctagcatgctaactttGCTAGCATAGCTAGTCAGAGCAGAGCAGGCTAGTTTAGCCACATAATGAAGTAAATATCAGCTGCCAGAGGGGCAAAGCAGTCACGACAACACACTGACGGATTTACTGACTCTCTCAATAACCCGGGGTTACTTTAAATGGGAGAAATGTGTAACTTATGGAATGGAAATTAAGTAAAACTCAAAGCTAAGTTAAGTGAGGCGCAACAGATTGAACCTAAAAGAGTGAAGTGTTACAAGTTACTGTCTCTGCTCAGGATTACCATGCGCTGCAGGatgcttttattgtttatagTCCTCTTAATATCAACTTTAAACACTCTTTGCCTTGTTTGTAAGGTGGTAAGTTAAATATAAGGTATAATATATTTGATTTTGGGTATAAGAATAATGTATGCATGGTAGGATgctgtgtattgtatatatatatatatatatatgtatatttttatatatatatatttttttatatatatgtatatttttttatatatatgtatatttttatatatatatatatataaaaaaaaaatatatatatatatataaaaatatatgtatatatatatatatatatatataaacatatacatatatatgaatatatatttatatatatatatatacatatatatgaatatatgtatatatatgaatatatatttatatatatatgtatatgaatatatgtatatatatatatatatatatatatatgtatatgtatgtatatattgcaggttgtattgcatgtgcatattgtatattataaataataatttgcgcatataagaaaagataacaaatagtcaatgtgattaagataaatatgtaagtaatgaattggtattgtgattaagttatattataagtaatgaattctggattgataacaaatttatattttggtaaggataattatatcagtaattcatttatatttctgtgacacagattaaaggtaataattatagttagaataattataaataataataattatagttagacaaatttaggaacatttaattagagtatatgtatgactcaataaggaagctggttactAATTAATACTTGACATATGGAGAAgtggtgggattaaataagtttatacttcttctcgcTCTTTTTCGATTATGTAAATCACGGCATCAAttgttgacaatttatttttcttatgcttttcattgtatgtaaatactatttggtcctgactgtccacttgttggtatgatcaatctttttctttattttctacatgttcgaaatacattttgaaatgaaaaaaaagaaagtatttaAAAGGAAACAATCAGCCATTGTTGTATTAACAAGGCTAATGGTTTATCTGTTGTGGGACTTTTAACAGTGAGGGTGGTGCTTGTATACAGTAGTGCAGTATTCtcaaaaaaaggtaataaaagcaCAACCAGTTTTCCCAGAGTAGTAACCCTCGTTGTTATGTATAGGCGTGGGTCATGGAGGATGTCTGTGTTGAACATCAGCTGTCAAAGGCAGCGGTTATCAGTGTCAGTCATGCTAAAGGGAATCAGCACTCCTTGGTTgtgcctgctctctctctcacacatacagtacagacacATGCTGCCTAATGATCCCGTTTGATATGGAGACAGATCGgtatgttcacacacacatagctgacatttctttttatcttttgtgTGTCTTAGAGCAGACACGAGGGACATTTTGCCTCTGTTCTTCTGGTTGGCACAGGAGGAAAACTGCAGGACATGACATTGACAAGCTCTCCCAACCTGAGCAGTGTAATGAGAAGTGAAGTGTCTCAGGTTTTAACATCTCAGATATGATTGTGCTGGTCATTCACATCATTCTTTCCACGACAAAATGCTAATCTAattccaccacctcctcttgaTGTGAAGGGAAATTTGGACGGAAATGAAGTGATATCCTAGTGTGAAGAGGGTTTGTTGTGGCAAGGAAATGTTTTTGCCAGCAATGCTAACTTACCCAAACTCTGCTCGTAGTTTGATGAGGCATAACTTTAAAATTTCAACTCAAAATTCTTTACTTTAAGGGATCAATGTCACGGATGCATACAGTTCTTGTATATGCCACTTGGTGGTGATAATGAACAGCGTTTGGCCCctgatgtatttatattatattatatggaGTATTATATTATTCAAGTGAAAGCTCAGGCCCCATCATGTGATGGCATGATAGTGTTACTTTCACTTTGCTGACTGATTTCATATGAACTCATTTAAAGTCTGGAAACTGTCAAAGGTATGTGGAGAAGTTAAGGAATCTGACAGCTTGACTCGCACGTAGTACATAGCGGTGATGTCTCACACTAACAACTCAAGAATGACGAACATCCTTGTGTAACGGAAGGACGGCAGGGAAAGATAATAGCATTTTACCTTGCCAGCCACTGTAGAAAACTTAGTCACTTAGTTTTCCTGCATTGTTCTTAAGCATGAGAAAGTTTGAAAGTCCACTTGCACCTTTGTCACCCTGGCCACCACATCACAAAGAAGCCATACATCCacctctgtttctgtttttccttaACTTGCTCATCTTGAGGAAAGTCGCTGGGGTCAACTACGGTAGCTCTTGTCTCACATTTCACAAGGACAAGCCATAAAATGTTAATGCACTTGTCTTCACGAGCTATGTACTGTTAAATAATGCACCTGGTTGTAGGTTGTGCTGTTCTATGGAGTCTAAAGTCTGTAATCAAATGACCGCACAAATTATGGTTACAAAGTAAAGAGTCAAATACACCTTTCTGACCCTTCATGCTGCATTCATCATTGTTGAACTACATCAGATTGTCAGCACTTGTCGCCTTATTGAATCTGCAGTGCAAGCAGCATTTGCAGATGTGACATCTGTGGTTAGCATAATAGAATGCAAAAGATCTTGCATTTCATTGTGGTCTAGCACCGATGTGTGTGGACCTTCAGTTGCAGAGTCCTGAGTGAGATTGCAGAGGCAACAGTCATCACATCACAATACAATATGAAGATCTGGAGCAAAAGTGATTATCactcaccacacacactctcttcaACATCTGTGAAGCAGTTTTTCaaaacaacatgatgttcaACCTCGACATCATGTTTCGATATATTCAAAGCCTCAATGCGCGTGTCATCACAGGAAGTTGTGGCTAGTCCCCTTCCTGTTCTTGTGCCTGAGTACAGACACATAGACACGTCCCTTCCTTTGTGAGAGGGGTCACACCCCTCACTGTATTTGATGTCTGTCACCAGTTGGCAGCTgtcatcgtgtgtgtgtgtgtgtgagtggaggCAACAGGTGACTAGTTTAGACGGCGCGATCGTAGCAGCATCTCTGGCCAGGCGGTGTGCTTGCCATTGAATAGGCGACTCTTTTAGCGAGAGAGTTCATGGAGAACGAGGTAGGCTTTTTCAAAATGCTTTGAATCTAGAAACGTACTTTGAAATGCTTGTATTATACAGAGCTAAAGAATTATCCTATAtcatttgatgttttttaacaatttgCAAGCAAAGCAATGAAGCGGTTCTAaagtaaatacagaaatatatttaaaaaaagaaggaaaacgTTTTTCTCTTGTGACACATCTGTGGCAGCTGCTCGTTGATGTTCACGATTTAGATGTTAAGGTGTGATCCTCCATCATGTTTTACACTCACTTTCATTGCAAAAAACCCTTTGGTATTGCAAAATGCAGAGCTTCCTTGTGCACATGCTGTTGTTGACATTTGAGCAACACGTATTGGGTAACAGGGAGGGCTGTACATCTGCTGTATTTTACTCTGCAGCTACCATCACAGTCGGGCGAAGCAGAAATTACAAGGCATATAAATACCACAGGCAACACAGGTTTCATATAGTTTCTGCTTGGTTTCGTTTGGGCGGGACATTAAACTTGCAGCCGCATTTGCAATTGCTTTACTGAGTTGCCCCTCCCATTGACACTACATCATATGTATGTAGTGGATATGAATAGTCCTGTGATCATTTATAATATACTGTTGCATAGAAACAAATAATGCCAAATGGTTTATAATTTAGAGGGTTTGGAGATGTTGCACACAAATTGAGTCTCTCAACCCCactctctttgtctttattcACCAGCCTGGTATCGTGTCTCCGTTCAAGCGAGTCTTCCTGaaaggagagaaggggagagacAAGAAGGCCCAGGAGAAGGCCACCGAGCGCAGGGCGCTCCACACCTTCTCACTCTCTCAGCCCGACCACCGTATCGACCCTGACATCCTGCTTAATGACTATATTGAGAAGGAAGTCAAAGTGAGTGTGACGAGCAGCGATAGAAACTCACCTAcccatatataaaaaaaatgttgtagcTCTACTCACTTGGGAGAAAATGATGACATATGAggttacgtttttttttttttttttttacaactctAAAGTAAAAAAGTGTTTGCATGTTCTGTCTTGTCCAGTATTTGGGGCAGCTGACATCAGTTCCAGGATACTTGAACCCATCAAGTCGCACAGAAGTGCTGCAGCTCGTTGACAATGCGAGGGTACGTATCTGACTTAACATGATCCATCAGttggtttctctctctttcagttgGATTGTTGTTCACATAACTGACATCACTaataatattcaattaaatCCCTTGAATAATGAAGTTGCAACGAGAGAATACACTTGATAAAAGCTTGTACTTAATCATGGTGAACTAGAATATTAAAGTTGTCAGATATTTATCCTTTCTATCATAAGGGGGATAATTACCCGCATTGTTTTTCCTCTGTGATCCCCAGAAGTCCCATCAGTTGGCGGGCCAGCTGACATCAGAGCAGGATGCAGTGGTGAGCTTGTCGGCGTACAACATAAAGCTCGTATGGCGCGACGGAGAGGACATCATCCTGAGAGTGCCCATCCATGACATCGCTGCTGTCTCCTACATCAGGGACGACTCTTTGCACCTCGTGGTGATCAAAacaggtaacaaaaaaaaacattaaaaggtTCCAGTAAGTGTTGAGATGTTAGAATGAAGTTGTTATAtggattttattgttgtaagattacagaggaggaggagcaggagcttCATACAGTGATCATCTAGACAGGAGATGCCTGCAGTCTTGTTGCAACGCACTTTTTAAAGTTGTAGCCAATGTTGTCAGCTCCCTCTGCTTCTTTGTTTGGTGATGTTGTCCTTAAGGCAAATTAACAAGGAATAATAGAGATCTGATAATGTTAATTCCAATTAAAAACAAACGCATAACTATCATCTTTCTGGGAGAGGAGCTAACAATAATATGAGATTATTTGGTAACTCAAATAGTaataaaatagtaaataatcctataattaaaaaatgtccaatgTAATTGTGTTAAGTTGGCAACAATCGaacatttaaataatgaaaattgactgtgtgtatttcagcCCAGGAGTCGGGAGGTTCTCCTTGTCCCAGCTCGTGTCCTGATCTCAACAAGTCTCAGACCCTGAGCTCCTTATCGGAGAGTGGAGCTGTGCTCGTGGAAGTCTGCTGTCTGCTCGTGCTGGCCGTTGATAATAAGGTATTATTTTGCATCTATGCGGCTATGCTAAATGGAAATCTATTTCTTTAGTTCAGTTAGGTTAAACAGGTAAGAACAATGCCTTTTGAACCAAGGTGCACAACAAATGAACGTACTGAAGTTGCTTAAAACTGTGAATTTAAATTCCTGCAGTGCTGTTTGTTAAAGGATCCCTGTGGACTTTTGGACCTAGTAGCACTATAAAGCATTTTGTCTATGTTTTGTTGATGTCGCACGCTGGTAACGCGATACACAGTCCTACCACTGTTGTCAAACtattccactgatcaacaggtaGCAGTAACATGCCGAGATATGCTGGCACTGCACCAACAAACTCTCAGCGAAGAGGAAGACTGCGAGCTAGTGACTCTGAATGTACCCGtgactttttgtttgttgtgttttaggcagcagcagaggagctgTGTCTGTTGCTCAGCCAGGTCTTTCAGATCGTTTACACAGAATCAACCATCGACTTCTTGGACAGAGCCATTTTTGATGGAGCAACTACACCTACCAGACACCTCTCTGTATACAGTGGTAAGGGGGAAAACAAAGTCGCTCTCTAGACGAAAAACAAACTTAATGAAACAAATTATTGTACTTAACAAATGTATGTTTGATTAAatgtaatatagtataatattgtTTTACTCTGTGGAGTTCTTACTGAAGTTTCAGAACTTGAGTCAGATATTGAATATGtaccttttttgtatttttgcagaTGATTCTTCAAGCAAAGTGGATGTTAAGGAGCCCTTTGAAGCAGAAGCCAGCACATTGTAAGTCTTAACCTCAGTGATTCTATATTGGGCACAGTAATCCAGAAAGATTTGACACATCTCTGAAagctttttttacttttgctcGTCGCTTACAAGTTCTGCATTCTTCTCTCAGTCCTTTCCAGGCGTCTATGGAGGCAGAAGGAAACTCTCCATCAGCATCCACCCCAGCATCCCCTCAGACCAAGACGGCGAGTGAAGGAGAGCTCAGCACCACCgctgcagagctgctgcaggactACATGACCACAGTACGATCCATGTCACCCTCTGTTTCCTTttcttgaaaatatttttttttcaagctgtattcatttctttttgatttttcaatattgttttttcttcccCTTCTAGCTGCGGACAAAGCTATCATCACAGGAGATCCAGCAGTTTGCCACCCTGCTCCATGAATACCGCAACGGTGCCTCCATCCATGAGTTCTGCATTAACCTGCGACAGCTCTACGGGGACAGCAGGAAGTTCCTTCTACTTGGTACGACTACTGTGTTTCCCccacaaatttaaaaaacttaaaatatCTTCTTCATCTTAAAATATGTGCTAAAAAGACAGATGTCTTTGACACAATTCATGACCACAAGCATTATAACGTGCCCCTGCAGGCCTGCGTCCCTTCATACCAGAGAAGGACAGCCAGCACTTTGAGAACTTCCTCGAGACCATCGGCGTGAAGGACGGCCGAGGCATCATCACGGACAGCTTCGGCCGCTACCGGCGCACCGCCAGCTCCGCCTCCGATTCCACCACCAACGGCAACGGAGCGGCGGGAGGAAGCGCCGCCTCGGACGAGGGCCAAGAGGCCTCCGAGGGAGACGAGTGGGACCGCATGATCACCGACATCAGCAACGACATTGAAGCTCTCGGCTGCAGTATGGACCAGGAGGGAGTGACGCCCTGACGCGGTGAAACAAAAGGGAGGACTCATAACGGCAGCCGCTTCCTTAAATGAACAGTAGGGCACGAGCTGAACGGATCAGATGAAGGTGG is drawn from Sebastes umbrosus isolate fSebUmb1 chromosome 18, fSebUmb1.pri, whole genome shotgun sequence and contains these coding sequences:
- the ccm2 gene encoding cerebral cavernous malformations protein 2 homolog isoform X2 — encoded protein: MENEPGIVSPFKRVFLKGEKGRDKKAQEKATERRALHTFSLSQPDHRIDPDILLNDYIEKEVKYLGQLTSVPGYLNPSSRTEVLQLVDNARKSHQLAGQLTSEQDAVVSLSAYNIKLVWRDGEDIILRVPIHDIAAVSYIRDDSLHLVVIKTAQESGGSPCPSSCPDLNKSQTLSSLSESGAVLVEVCCLLVLAVDNKAAAEELCLLLSQVFQIVYTESTIDFLDRAIFDGATTPTRHLSVYSDDSSSKVDVKEPFEAEASTFPFQASMEAEGNSPSASTPASPQTKTASEGELSTTAAELLQDYMTTLRTKLSSQEIQQFATLLHEYRNGASIHEFCINLRQLYGDSRKFLLLGLRPFIPEKDSQHFENFLETIGVKDGRGIITDSFGRYRRTASSASDSTTNGNGAAGGSAASDEGQEASEGDEWDRMITDISNDIEALGCSMDQEGVTP
- the ccm2 gene encoding cerebral cavernous malformations protein 2 homolog isoform X1, encoding MEDDVKKVKKPGIVSPFKRVFLKGEKGRDKKAQEKATERRALHTFSLSQPDHRIDPDILLNDYIEKEVKYLGQLTSVPGYLNPSSRTEVLQLVDNARKSHQLAGQLTSEQDAVVSLSAYNIKLVWRDGEDIILRVPIHDIAAVSYIRDDSLHLVVIKTAQESGGSPCPSSCPDLNKSQTLSSLSESGAVLVEVCCLLVLAVDNKAAAEELCLLLSQVFQIVYTESTIDFLDRAIFDGATTPTRHLSVYSDDSSSKVDVKEPFEAEASTFPFQASMEAEGNSPSASTPASPQTKTASEGELSTTAAELLQDYMTTLRTKLSSQEIQQFATLLHEYRNGASIHEFCINLRQLYGDSRKFLLLGLRPFIPEKDSQHFENFLETIGVKDGRGIITDSFGRYRRTASSASDSTTNGNGAAGGSAASDEGQEASEGDEWDRMITDISNDIEALGCSMDQEGVTP